A genomic region of Brevibacillus sp. JNUCC-41 contains the following coding sequences:
- a CDS encoding deaminase domain-containing protein yields MKIYEAKTLTAATKSRAKQYEELKKEVAALKKEFQGIVGLDNEFQGAGATAIKSFYEAQIEVADAWMELFTTQISFLEGIPASLEEADLSGNTVVEVPFLDGEVSNGISQAKSLVDEQANDLQRILDSIDDILPLDRFDQKDFNEKITLAGQRLDDTVTKVENVDRQLVEEYDVSVGQENVAVGLFRALLDATKQDGNVSPMTFNQSAFKNSDVYQVKDEVAGQMKDYQTFKKQQAEARKIEQEMEELENRPWYEKAWDTTKTFTGEFTGYYDSIRASTGVDPVTGRKLSDAERIAAGAMAAAGFIPVVGWAGRAIKGGSAIYKTAKGLNAADHALDAYKTTKGFSLLQKTEYGIYGLLAANGLGEAATGKDMFGNQLTEEQRQNGLLMALGIGGVAGAAKVADKVASGTKFVPYSKEFAQKQLQKAQATITDIARSGKTTLKNIGEELSKKEIPKHISVEQVSLAGGPPLRQVMMEKQTIKEAYQKFTVKDSKVEGVSGESIPKGTGKVYPTRQIDPVAEAHIIDRVKELRGNLTSRYKKSGNFAVAEVDVSGINKSEFYAQSSINELKGSLEDMVPDISLQPENPMFKATEAVGKEGESYLRNTDTEYKILNDIAYRLGENTQATGKIKLFTELDTCDSCNKVISEFAAKYKNIELEVIHNDGNRIIP; encoded by the coding sequence ATGAAAATATATGAAGCCAAGACATTAACGGCTGCAACCAAGTCGCGCGCCAAGCAATATGAAGAACTAAAGAAGGAAGTCGCAGCCCTGAAAAAGGAATTTCAGGGCATCGTCGGCTTGGACAACGAGTTTCAAGGGGCCGGTGCCACTGCCATCAAAAGCTTCTATGAAGCGCAAATCGAGGTGGCGGACGCCTGGATGGAGCTATTCACGACCCAGATCAGTTTTTTGGAAGGCATTCCGGCCAGCCTGGAAGAGGCGGACCTCTCCGGAAATACGGTGGTCGAGGTTCCCTTTTTAGATGGGGAAGTGTCGAACGGCATCAGCCAAGCGAAGTCGCTTGTCGATGAACAAGCGAACGATCTCCAAAGGATCCTCGACAGCATTGACGATATCCTGCCTCTTGATAGGTTCGACCAAAAGGACTTTAATGAAAAAATCACGCTGGCCGGACAAAGGCTGGATGATACCGTGACAAAGGTCGAGAATGTCGACCGGCAATTGGTCGAGGAATATGATGTGTCCGTCGGGCAGGAAAACGTTGCCGTTGGCCTCTTCCGCGCCTTGCTTGATGCCACCAAACAGGACGGCAACGTTTCGCCGATGACGTTCAACCAATCGGCATTCAAGAATAGTGACGTCTATCAAGTGAAGGATGAGGTCGCCGGTCAGATGAAAGACTATCAGACCTTCAAAAAGCAGCAAGCCGAAGCCAGGAAAATCGAACAAGAAATGGAAGAACTCGAAAACCGCCCATGGTACGAAAAAGCCTGGGATACGACAAAAACCTTTACAGGGGAATTCACGGGATATTATGATTCTATCAGGGCCTCAACCGGAGTCGATCCAGTAACCGGCCGCAAGCTGTCCGATGCGGAACGAATCGCCGCCGGCGCCATGGCCGCCGCTGGATTCATCCCCGTCGTCGGCTGGGCCGGCCGGGCCATCAAGGGTGGCAGCGCCATCTACAAGACCGCCAAAGGACTCAACGCAGCGGACCACGCGCTCGATGCCTATAAAACGACAAAAGGCTTTAGCCTCCTCCAGAAAACCGAATACGGAATATACGGACTCCTCGCAGCCAACGGACTTGGTGAAGCAGCAACAGGCAAAGACATGTTCGGCAACCAGCTGACCGAGGAACAGCGCCAGAATGGGCTGTTGATGGCACTCGGAATCGGCGGTGTGGCAGGCGCAGCCAAAGTCGCCGATAAAGTGGCGAGTGGTACAAAGTTCGTCCCTTACAGCAAGGAATTTGCGCAAAAGCAGCTTCAGAAGGCTCAAGCTACAATAACAGACATAGCGAGATCAGGAAAAACCACTTTAAAAAATATAGGTGAAGAACTAAGTAAAAAAGAAATTCCTAAACATATAAGTGTGGAACAAGTTTCCCTCGCAGGAGGACCACCCCTTCGCCAAGTTATGATGGAAAAGCAGACAATTAAGGAAGCCTATCAGAAATTTACGGTGAAGGATAGTAAAGTCGAGGGTGTTTCAGGGGAGAGTATTCCTAAGGGTACGGGTAAAGTGTATCCAACTAGACAAATAGATCCCGTAGCAGAAGCACATATAATTGATAGAGTGAAAGAACTAAGAGGGAATTTAACAAGTAGGTATAAGAAATCTGGTAATTTTGCTGTAGCAGAAGTGGATGTCAGTGGGATAAATAAATCTGAATTTTATGCTCAAAGTAGCATAAATGAACTTAAAGGTAGTCTTGAGGATATGGTACCTGATATTTCTTTACAACCTGAAAATCCAATGTTTAAAGCTACGGAAGCAGTTGGTAAAGAGGGAGAGAGTTACTTAAGGAATACAGATACGGAGTATAAAATACTAAATGACATTGCTTATAGGCTTGGAGAGAATACACAAGCTACAGGGAAAATTAAGTTATTTACAGAATTGGATACTTGCGACAGTTGCAATAAAGTCATATCAGAGTTTGCTGCTAAATATAAAAATATTGAATTAGAAGTCATACACAACGATGGTAATAGAATTATTCCTTAA
- a CDS encoding Imm3 family immunity protein — MKDWKYNELFDAIQETYEELLDEDRGYRYAIAKLADEFDKLGKIEDVIVDTAIGEIAIGHEKVFVGRIEGITKRLSMFNPQEAKADLTLEEVQDLSKRINKVIEGLRNAEVDYNSSAE; from the coding sequence ATGAAAGACTGGAAGTATAATGAATTATTTGATGCAATTCAGGAGACATATGAAGAGTTGTTAGATGAAGATAGGGGATATAGGTATGCTATAGCAAAACTAGCTGATGAATTTGATAAATTAGGCAAGATAGAAGATGTTATTGTTGATACAGCAATTGGAGAAATTGCAATTGGCCATGAAAAAGTTTTTGTTGGGCGCATTGAAGGTATTACTAAAAGATTAAGTATGTTTAACCCACAAGAAGCAAAAGCTGACTTAACATTAGAAGAGGTACAAGACTTATCAAAACGAATTAATAAAGTAATAGAGGGACTAAGAAATGCAGAGGTTGATTATAATTCCTCAGCAGAATAG
- a CDS encoding iron-hydroxamate ABC transporter substrate-binding protein: protein MKKLFIPFLLLFVFILSACGNKETSNEDNESKTKKETVTYQSETGPIEIPKNPKRIIALSNGPNVLALEGNVVGIDQWTNMNPLFQERLKGVEVVSEDNLEKIIELEPDLIIAGSEMKNIAKLNEIAPTVVFTWGKLDYLSQQIEIGKLLNKEKEAKEWVNDFKTRAESAGKAIRAKIGEDATTVSVIENDAKEFYVFGNNYARGTEILYQAMDLKMPEKVKEKALKPGIYVLSPEVLPEYTGDYIIFSKNPDVVNSFVETDTWKNIPAVKNDRIFEINSKASTYSDPITLEHLLEFFEKSFLNK from the coding sequence ATGAAAAAGCTATTCATCCCCTTCCTGCTCTTGTTTGTATTTATTCTTAGTGCTTGTGGGAACAAAGAGACATCGAACGAAGATAATGAATCCAAGACAAAAAAAGAAACAGTTACGTATCAATCAGAAACTGGCCCTATTGAGATTCCTAAAAACCCAAAAAGAATAATTGCTCTCTCCAATGGACCTAATGTATTGGCTTTAGAAGGTAATGTGGTCGGGATAGATCAATGGACTAATATGAATCCCCTTTTTCAAGAAAGACTAAAGGGTGTCGAAGTCGTATCAGAAGATAACCTGGAGAAAATCATTGAACTGGAACCGGACCTAATCATAGCGGGATCCGAGATGAAAAATATTGCAAAGCTAAATGAAATTGCTCCAACTGTAGTATTCACTTGGGGAAAATTAGATTATTTATCACAGCAGATTGAAATCGGAAAACTATTAAATAAAGAAAAGGAAGCAAAAGAATGGGTTAATGATTTCAAAACGCGTGCAGAATCCGCAGGAAAAGCGATACGTGCAAAAATTGGTGAAGATGCAACAACCGTTTCTGTCATTGAAAATGATGCTAAAGAGTTTTATGTATTCGGAAATAATTATGCGCGTGGGACAGAAATATTGTATCAAGCAATGGATTTGAAAATGCCTGAAAAAGTAAAAGAAAAAGCACTTAAACCCGGCATTTATGTCCTTTCACCGGAAGTGCTTCCTGAGTATACTGGAGATTATATTATCTTTAGTAAAAACCCGGATGTGGTTAATTCATTCGTGGAGACTGACACATGGAAAAATATACCTGCCGTTAAAAACGATCGTATATTTGAAATAAATAGTAAAGCTTCCACCTACAGTGACCCAATCACTCTAGAGCATCTTCTCGAATTTTTCGAAAAATCCTTTCTTAACAAATAG
- a CDS encoding YwqI/YxiC family protein — protein MTTIKLNHPAVTKQVDQVKTALGTVTLGNLPAGELGSNKLEFTSKWIDREINLEKVFEQYIKIVQKNVEDTRANIDLLKEQDEAIAHTSSHGYPMR, from the coding sequence ATGACGACAATCAAACTGAATCATCCTGCCGTAACGAAGCAAGTCGATCAGGTGAAGACGGCACTTGGTACAGTCACGCTTGGAAATTTGCCTGCAGGCGAGCTTGGCAGCAATAAATTGGAATTCACCTCGAAATGGATCGACCGGGAAATAAACCTGGAGAAGGTCTTCGAGCAATATATCAAAATCGTCCAGAAAAACGTGGAAGATACCCGTGCCAACATTGACTTATTAAAAGAACAGGATGAAGCCATCGCCCATACGTCTTCACATGGGTATCCTATGCGATGA
- a CDS encoding antitoxin YezG family protein, with protein MNEIKLNSIYQQIAQTINETIPEEWSKVLMYGEIAEGTGTAFFFYYTPKSEVPIYSHDIPEIYSFNEEEYDKLWYQLLDELKLLSDEFKNNNQEQWTNLTFTLESTGKFKVDYDYEDLSDADDHERRVIWEYTRLGLLPDSDYDKSISEEYLKKE; from the coding sequence ATGAATGAAATTAAACTTAATAGTATTTATCAACAAATAGCTCAAACTATTAATGAAACTATACCAGAGGAATGGTCAAAGGTATTAATGTACGGTGAAATTGCTGAAGGTACCGGTACTGCATTCTTTTTTTATTATACTCCTAAAAGTGAAGTGCCTATTTATAGTCATGATATACCTGAAATATATAGTTTTAATGAAGAAGAATACGATAAATTATGGTATCAATTATTAGATGAATTAAAACTATTGTCAGATGAATTTAAAAATAATAATCAAGAACAATGGACCAATTTAACTTTCACTTTAGAAAGTACAGGGAAATTTAAAGTTGACTATGATTATGAAGATCTATCAGATGCAGATGATCATGAAAGAAGGGTTATTTGGGAATATACTCGTTTGGGCCTTTTACCTGACTCTGATTATGATAAGAGTATTTCAGAAGAATACCTTAAGAAAGAATGA
- a CDS encoding YwqH-like family protein, with the protein MVYADILSNINSAISSKKADLNVKIERLENAKNDIIKEQSMCLNEIRKIKDPGLGGSWTGNRSDQFQEARHDAYNVMFSIIHDDYDDYQWKIEAMITKLNAENTLLSIAGNIAQEADSLLSKGEEAFEQLESKITDLKRRLF; encoded by the coding sequence ATGGTTTATGCAGATATTTTGAGTAATATAAACTCTGCTATCTCCAGTAAAAAAGCTGATTTGAATGTGAAAATTGAACGTTTAGAAAATGCGAAGAACGATATTATAAAAGAGCAGAGCATGTGTCTGAACGAGATTAGGAAAATAAAAGACCCTGGGCTAGGTGGCAGCTGGACAGGGAATCGCTCGGATCAATTTCAGGAAGCCCGTCATGATGCCTATAATGTGATGTTCAGTATCATTCATGACGATTATGACGATTACCAATGGAAAATCGAGGCAATGATTACAAAGCTGAATGCCGAAAATACGCTTCTGAGCATAGCGGGGAATATAGCCCAAGAAGCCGACTCCCTTTTGAGCAAAGGCGAAGAGGCATTTGAGCAGCTGGAAAGTAAAATAACAGATTTAAAAAGGCGGTTGTTTTAA
- a CDS encoding immunity protein YezG family protein yields MESKIMEQTYQQIANTLINIIPEDWKQIFLYAEFREGYKKVFFYYYPKTGGEPVYSLDITDLFNVDEEEFDGLDDDLYNCFSKLREEFKEQGQELWTNLTFILDSTGKMKINYGYEDISELSPVEKQDKWEAEYLK; encoded by the coding sequence ATGGAAAGCAAAATAATGGAGCAGACATATCAACAAATTGCGAATACATTAATTAATATAATTCCAGAGGATTGGAAACAAATCTTTTTATACGCTGAATTTAGAGAAGGTTATAAAAAAGTTTTTTTCTATTATTACCCTAAAACTGGAGGGGAACCAGTATATAGTCTGGATATAACAGATTTATTTAATGTTGATGAGGAAGAGTTTGATGGGCTTGATGATGATTTGTATAATTGTTTTTCGAAATTGCGTGAAGAATTTAAGGAGCAAGGACAGGAACTATGGACAAACCTAACTTTCATTTTAGATAGCACAGGAAAAATGAAAATAAATTATGGGTATGAGGATATTTCAGAACTTAGCCCTGTAGAAAAACAAGATAAATGGGAAGCTGAATATCTAAAGTAA
- a CDS encoding immunity protein YezG family protein gives MSAELQKVFTYNDQVPWFSVTLLVNDTERLNVHFDYTNWLESEFGPTARIKYFEYKYISDNKEQLDLDLIERMKEFEEN, from the coding sequence GTGTCTGCTGAACTCCAAAAAGTTTTTACTTATAACGATCAAGTACCTTGGTTTTCGGTGACATTATTAGTAAATGATACAGAAAGGTTAAATGTACATTTTGATTATACAAATTGGCTTGAAAGTGAATTTGGTCCAACAGCTAGAATTAAGTATTTTGAATATAAATATATAAGCGACAACAAAGAACAGCTAGATTTAGATTTAATAGAGAGAATGAAAGAATTTGAAGAAAATTAA
- a CDS encoding M4 family metallopeptidase, with translation MKKKFIVPAVLSSALLVGSIPAGNVFAKPVDSKVASSVQASKKWNEKASVPVFVKERFAEKFSSSNPSNALNYLKKNEGKTGIKNPDKNLKVKDSQKDKLGMTHVRFNQSINGVNVEGTEVIVHFNKNNEVVSVNGRVNQTIADDAVYTTASLSSDAALNQALSSVNAPEELTYEPTSELVVYPFEGENHTAYKVNVNFMGDEPGNWFVFVDANTGEIIDKYNGLMHADEMKTQKGAGKGVHGAHRELHITQVKEPKSGTQFALADYSHNGLDGILTFDAKNDNSSSNDTLYVGNSAAFISDYDRALVDAHYNSEKVYDYYLNEHDRNSLDGEGMAIISKVHYGNNYNNASWNGRWMTYGDGDGEFFISLSAGLDVAAHEMTHGVITHTANLVYRNQSGALNESFADVFGALVDDDDWEMGEDIMAPAAKADGVTRLRSLSNPNSVVVSNAERAAYGSGVYPAHMDEFYHMPTSVDGGGVHVNSSITNHAAYLIGQEIGRHKLGQIYYRAISIYLTPNSDFSDARKAIVQSAIDIYGEGSKEEAAAAAGFDSVGIY, from the coding sequence TTGAAGAAAAAGTTTATTGTTCCTGCAGTTCTATCGTCAGCGTTGTTGGTAGGTTCTATCCCAGCCGGTAATGTATTTGCGAAGCCGGTTGATTCGAAGGTGGCTAGTAGTGTACAAGCTTCTAAAAAGTGGAATGAGAAGGCAAGCGTTCCTGTTTTTGTGAAGGAGCGATTTGCTGAGAAATTCTCTTCTAGCAACCCTTCCAATGCACTAAATTATTTAAAGAAAAACGAAGGTAAAACCGGAATTAAAAATCCAGATAAAAACCTAAAAGTAAAAGATTCACAAAAAGATAAACTCGGTATGACCCACGTTCGCTTTAATCAATCAATAAATGGAGTGAACGTAGAAGGAACCGAAGTTATTGTTCATTTTAACAAGAATAATGAAGTCGTATCCGTCAACGGAAGAGTAAATCAGACGATTGCCGATGATGCGGTGTACACGACTGCCTCCTTAAGCAGTGATGCAGCACTAAATCAGGCACTATCATCTGTCAATGCCCCTGAAGAGCTAACGTATGAGCCAACTTCTGAGCTTGTAGTCTATCCTTTTGAAGGAGAGAATCATACAGCTTATAAAGTGAATGTTAACTTCATGGGGGATGAGCCTGGCAACTGGTTTGTCTTTGTGGATGCAAACACGGGAGAAATCATCGATAAGTATAATGGTTTAATGCATGCTGATGAAATGAAAACACAAAAAGGTGCTGGAAAAGGGGTACATGGTGCTCACAGGGAATTACATATTACCCAAGTGAAGGAACCTAAATCTGGAACTCAGTTTGCGTTAGCTGATTACTCTCATAATGGTCTTGATGGAATACTTACGTTTGATGCTAAAAATGATAATAGTTCCAGTAATGATACTCTCTATGTGGGGAATTCTGCTGCATTTATCAGCGACTATGATCGGGCTCTTGTCGATGCACACTATAATTCGGAAAAGGTATATGATTATTACCTTAATGAGCATGACCGAAATTCTCTTGACGGTGAAGGAATGGCAATCATTTCCAAGGTCCACTATGGCAATAATTACAACAATGCATCCTGGAATGGGCGTTGGATGACCTATGGGGATGGTGACGGTGAGTTCTTTATTTCACTATCAGCCGGTCTTGACGTTGCTGCTCACGAAATGACTCATGGCGTCATCACTCATACAGCAAATTTAGTTTACCGCAATCAATCTGGAGCACTAAACGAATCATTTGCTGACGTCTTTGGTGCACTTGTTGACGACGATGATTGGGAAATGGGTGAGGATATTATGGCACCAGCTGCTAAAGCTGACGGTGTAACGAGATTGCGCAGCTTGAGTAATCCAAACAGTGTTGTAGTAAGTAATGCGGAAAGAGCTGCATATGGCAGTGGAGTCTATCCGGCTCATATGGATGAATTTTATCACATGCCAACTTCGGTAGATGGCGGCGGTGTCCATGTTAACTCCTCGATTACAAACCACGCTGCATACTTGATTGGTCAAGAAATTGGAAGGCACAAGTTAGGACAAATCTACTATCGTGCAATAAGCATTTATTTAACGCCAAATTCCGATTTTAGTGACGCTCGTAAGGCTATTGTTCAGTCTGCAATTGATATTTATGGTGAAGGTAGCAAGGAAGAGGCTGCAGCTGCTGCCGGATTTGATTCGGTGGGAATTTACTAA
- a CDS encoding serine hydrolase domain-containing protein, whose protein sequence is MSTLHMDISRNIEETSKEVEFSGVIGVKAGDDLIHSSAHGYSNRADEIMNTTETRFGIASGCKLFTAISICQLIQKGTLRFNTKLKDCLPNVFPDFNQNITIHHLLTHSSGIPDYFDEEVMDDFEELWQKNPMYHIKRLKDFLPMFQEELMMFEPGERFHYNNAGYIILGLIVEELTGLEFTEYIDKKIFLPCEMKDSGYFSMDQLPKNTALGYIDEENGAWRTNVYSLPIKGGADGGAYITTSDMFRFWEGLFSNQLLNQAYTNLLLKPHIAMEDEGEYYGYGIWISKKNEAIFKYHLMGYDPGVSFNSAVYPASRLKTVITSNENTGPYHIAYAIEKEL, encoded by the coding sequence ATGTCGACTCTACATATGGATATATCCAGGAATATTGAAGAAACGAGCAAGGAAGTTGAATTCTCGGGTGTAATTGGTGTGAAAGCGGGAGATGACCTGATCCATAGTTCAGCACATGGCTATTCCAATCGAGCGGATGAAATCATGAATACGACCGAAACAAGGTTCGGAATTGCTTCCGGGTGTAAACTGTTTACGGCAATATCCATTTGCCAGTTAATACAAAAAGGGACACTTAGGTTTAATACCAAGTTGAAAGACTGTCTTCCGAACGTGTTTCCTGATTTCAACCAAAATATAACCATACATCACCTCTTAACACACTCTTCAGGCATTCCTGATTACTTTGATGAAGAAGTGATGGATGATTTTGAAGAGCTTTGGCAGAAAAATCCGATGTACCATATAAAAAGATTAAAAGATTTCCTGCCAATGTTTCAAGAAGAGCTGATGATGTTCGAACCTGGGGAAAGATTTCATTACAATAATGCAGGCTATATTATATTAGGGTTGATTGTTGAGGAACTAACCGGACTTGAATTTACTGAATATATCGACAAGAAGATCTTTCTGCCTTGTGAAATGAAAGATTCCGGATATTTTTCCATGGATCAGCTACCTAAAAATACTGCATTAGGGTACATTGACGAAGAAAATGGAGCATGGAGAACAAATGTTTATTCCCTTCCGATCAAAGGCGGTGCGGATGGAGGGGCGTATATTACAACATCGGATATGTTCAGATTTTGGGAAGGGTTATTTTCGAATCAGTTACTGAATCAAGCGTATACCAATCTTTTATTGAAGCCCCATATTGCTATGGAAGATGAAGGGGAATACTACGGATATGGCATATGGATAAGTAAAAAAAATGAAGCGATTTTCAAATATCATCTTATGGGGTATGACCCGGGTGTAAGTTTCAATTCAGCGGTATATCCGGCGAGTCGATTGAAAACCGTCATTACTTCAAATGAAAACACGGGACCATACCATATTGCTTACGCGATTGAGAAAGAACTATGA
- a CDS encoding DNA/RNA non-specific endonuclease, whose amino-acid sequence MNIVASGTKFVPYTKEFAQGQVHKVQATITDIARSGKTTLKNIGEEIGKKEIPKRVSMEQVSLEGGQPLRQVMMEKQTIKEAYQKFTVKDSKVEGVSGESISKGIDNVRYGEQYTKVNRKKTLKPNVEYTTKEGYKYTTDDNGRIAIAEAKLEFGKAKQNPYAQRKVGGGDRLSNDDGGHLIASIFKGSGEIDNLVPMNATLNRSEYKTLENTWKKALVEGKEVTTKVKPIYEAQSARPSEFKINYVIDGKKYSDRLTNYLGGK is encoded by the coding sequence TTGAATATAGTAGCGAGTGGTACAAAGTTCGTCCCTTACACTAAGGAATTTGCGCAAGGGCAGGTTCATAAGGTTCAAGCTACAATAACAGACATAGCGAGATCAGGAAAAACCACGTTAAAAAATATAGGTGAAGAAATAGGTAAAAAAGAAATCCCTAAACGGGTAAGTATGGAACAAGTATCCCTCGAAGGAGGACAACCCCTTCGCCAAGTTATGATGGAAAAGCAGACAATTAAGGAAGCCTATCAGAAATTTACGGTGAAGGATAGCAAAGTAGAGGGAGTTTCAGGGGAGAGTATTTCTAAGGGTATAGATAATGTTAGATATGGTGAACAATACACGAAAGTAAATCGTAAGAAGACCTTAAAACCCAATGTAGAATATACAACAAAAGAAGGATATAAATATACCACTGATGATAACGGGCGTATTGCAATTGCTGAAGCTAAATTAGAATTTGGTAAAGCAAAACAAAATCCTTATGCCCAAAGAAAGGTTGGAGGAGGCGATAGACTATCAAACGATGATGGTGGACATTTAATTGCAAGTATCTTTAAAGGTTCTGGTGAAATAGATAACTTAGTACCCATGAATGCTACTTTAAATAGGAGTGAATATAAGACTCTAGAGAATACATGGAAGAAGGCTTTAGTAGAGGGGAAAGAAGTAACCACTAAAGTAAAACCCATATATGAGGCACAATCAGCTAGACCAAGTGAGTTTAAAATCAACTATGTAATAGATGGTAAAAAATATTCAGATAGATTAACTAATTATTTAGGAGGTAAGTAG